A single region of the Amia ocellicauda isolate fAmiCal2 chromosome 8, fAmiCal2.hap1, whole genome shotgun sequence genome encodes:
- the LOC136754843 gene encoding protein shortage in chiasmata 1 ortholog-like, with product MCDLNTAVDYLVEAKETYVGTLGTCLDDIWMRLRVVQYSSLKNDEANPKIAELQKQMLAWVQRSSSQDQSPKVLIIIRMDSDCVRAVLIKSLSGVQGLSTAAVYPEENGHLYYKTVMD from the exons ATGTGTGACCTGAACACTGCTGTAG ACTATCTGGTAGAAGCCAAGGAAACATATGTGGGGACTCTAGGGACTTGCTTGGATGACATCTGGATGAGGCTGCGTGTGGTGcagtacagcagtctgaagaaTGATGAAGCTAATCCCAAAATAGCAGAACTCCAGAAACAGATGCTGGCTTGGGTACAGAGAAGCAGTTCTCAGGACCAAAGTCCAAAA GTCCTCATCATAATACGCATGGATTCAGACTGTGTTAGGGCTGTGCTTATTAAAAGTCTCAGTGGGGTGCAAG GTCTGTCCACAGCTGCAGTCTATCCTGAGGAAAACGGCCATCTGTACTATAAGACTGTGATGGACTAG
- the LOC136755277 gene encoding protein shortage in chiasmata 1 ortholog-like, with translation MYLNWSQSDLNVSLLTIYLSPIPSDILRESGENPVQNVTPGAITVKSILKDVKQKHLTAKQERGRALKVSITEAAVTQATQKAELIPAGRCETSERALPVQETSGSQNGPAQPSSTLLHFPVKNSNDCYSSGAASRPPQPDLDPLATFIMLRSKQVSRTTAAPQNSRAKNQNQTEPKKDVNSWCAGSVDTGGSEGLTETKDQATSSSLVIEVQASESQCQAYSQLSALATAFLSSPEEPGTSAAACGSFATLTSDQTRFSLKQQEKELSSGLKQDCGPRNVFLWTFLPV, from the exons ATGTATTTGAACTGGTCCCAATCA gatCTTAATGTCAGCCTGCTGACAATATATCTGTCTCCTATACCTTCAGATATTCTGAGAGAATCTGGCG AAAACCCTGTGCAAAATGTCACACCCGGTGCAATCACGGTCAAGTCCATTCTGAAAGACGTGAAGCAGAAGCATCTCACAGCCaagcaggagagagggagagcccTCAAAGTGTCAATCACAGAGGCAGCGGTCACTCAGGCAACTCAGAAGGCAGAGCTTATACCAGCAGGCAGGTGTGAGACGAGTGAGAGAGCATTGCCTGTACAAGAGACGAGCGGTAGCCAGAATGGCCCTGCACAGCCTTCATCTACCCTTCTCCACTTCCCTGTAAAAAACAGCAACGACTGTTACAGCAGTGGTGCAGCTAGCAGGCCACCGCAACCAGATTTGGATCCCCTTGCTACCTTCATAATGTTGAGATCCAAACAGGTGTCAAGAACAACTGCTGCTCCCCAGAACAGCAGAGCCAAGAACCAGAATCAGACAG AACCCAAGAAAGATGTGAATTCCTGGTGTGCTGGCTCAGTAGATACAGGTGGGTCTGAAGGACTCACAGAAACTAAAGATCAAGCCACCAGCAGCAGTCTAGTGATTGAAGTCCAAGCCTCAG AGAGTCAGTGTCAAGCCTATTCACAGCTTAGTGCATTAGCCACAGCCTTCCTGTCCTCTCCAGAAGAGCCGGGCACGTCTGCAGCTGCCTGTGGGAGTTTCGCCACTCTGACATCTGACCAAACACGCTTCTCTCTGAAGCAACAGGAGAAAGAACTCAGCAGTGGCCTGAAGCAAG ACTGTGGCCCTCGAAATGTATTTTTGTGGACGTTTCTGCCAGTGTAG